A single genomic interval of Pirellulales bacterium harbors:
- the metF gene encoding methylenetetrahydrofolate reductase [NAD(P)H], whose protein sequence is MRVSEAYGPGKLGLSFELFPPKTEAGDVALFRHLDELMVFRPSFVTCTYGAGGSTRKKTLDIVAEVLRRYGCTVASHLTCVGSTVAELRDYLGQASQRMIENIVALRGDPPKGDSSFRPVAGGLRYGNELVALIRGEFPQFGIAVAGYPETHQEAPNPEIDLENLKRKVDAGGDVVITQLFYDNADLFRFRDRCRNSGIGVPIVPGILPVTNLSQIQRITALCKARLPDKFVAALEREGDSDEWQFEVGVEFATRQVQELLDGGVPGIHFYVLNKSPAAVRVLQGVNWGAKV, encoded by the coding sequence ATGCGAGTCTCTGAAGCTTACGGCCCCGGCAAGCTCGGATTGTCGTTCGAGTTGTTTCCGCCTAAGACCGAGGCGGGCGATGTGGCGCTGTTCCGCCATCTCGATGAGCTGATGGTCTTTCGCCCCAGCTTCGTCACCTGCACTTACGGTGCGGGAGGCTCGACCCGCAAGAAGACACTCGACATCGTCGCCGAAGTCCTGCGGCGCTATGGCTGCACCGTCGCTTCGCACCTCACCTGCGTCGGCTCGACCGTTGCTGAGCTTCGCGATTACCTCGGGCAGGCGAGCCAGCGGATGATCGAGAACATCGTCGCCCTGCGCGGCGATCCGCCGAAAGGAGACAGCTCGTTCCGGCCTGTCGCCGGCGGGTTGCGCTACGGTAATGAATTGGTCGCGCTGATTCGCGGCGAGTTCCCGCAGTTCGGCATCGCCGTGGCCGGCTATCCGGAGACACACCAAGAGGCGCCGAACCCCGAGATTGATCTGGAGAATCTCAAGCGGAAAGTCGATGCCGGGGGAGACGTGGTCATCACACAATTGTTCTACGACAACGCCGATCTATTCCGCTTCCGCGATCGCTGCCGGAACTCAGGGATCGGCGTGCCGATCGTCCCGGGCATCCTGCCGGTTACTAATCTCAGCCAAATCCAGCGGATCACCGCGCTCTGCAAGGCGCGGCTGCCGGACAAATTCGTTGCGGCGCTCGAACGCGAGGGGGACAGCGACGAGTGGCAATTCGAGGTCGGGGTCGAGTTCGCGACCCGGCAGGTTCAGGAATTGCTTGACGGCGGCGTGCCGGGAATTCATTTCTACGTGCTGAACAAATCCCCGGCCGCGGTGCGCGTTTTGCAGGGCGTGAATTGGGGCGCGAAAGTGTAG